Proteins from one Leptospira wolffii serovar Khorat str. Khorat-H2 genomic window:
- a CDS encoding alpha-hydroxy-acid oxidizing protein, translating to MRSRRSSVSKKISGKTILIIGGGLLQVPIIQTAKTMELRTVVADMNPEAPGLKICDIPMIMSTKDIEGMVRESKKLASSIKIDGVITAGTDASMTVAAVANALDLPGIRFVDAEAASNKVKMRERLKKAGVPIPGFAPVWSIQDTRDALEFLQFPLVMKPADNMGARGVVKVNNREELQAAFKHAKKYSPTGEMILEEYMPGPEVSVDALAWDGKFMITGLADRIIEREPYFIEMGHNMPSALSPEIQKEIEDVMFRGMQALGIRIGAGKGDIKVTPTGVKVGEIAARLSGGFMSAFTFPLSSGINLNRAAILIALGEEPDNLEPLFHRVSIERSLLAPKGKLLSIDGLEDAKKIEGVTDIYLLHKVGDIIPEPTNNIEKTGHVIISADNLSQAEGIFADVLKTIRFTSDELYSISEKEIAANARTRFGKEICWVCKVCDGTDCASGVPGMGGVGRMLTFQDNSKALEEYSILPRYIRENVRAETKTKFLGKEISTSFMSAPMTGAITNIGGAMDEYTLAAVLLEGCLASGTLAWLGDGASPDKYLIMLEALKKFGGEGILICKPREDEGLIRERFQEAEAQGIFALGMDIDAVNFKTLVQKKIPSVTRGVDALSKIRSYTKLPFILKGIMSPEDALLAREAGADAIVVSNHGGRVLDDMPGTARVLPGIREALGSHFPIAVDGGVRSGADVFKMHALGANTVLIGRPMAISAVGGGVAGVRYLIGQYTEGLLQTMNTVGVSNVSEIRKEFIFRKKEDSGPLPSA from the coding sequence ATTAGGAGCCGCCGTTCTTCCGTGAGTAAGAAAATCTCCGGCAAAACCATTCTCATTATCGGGGGAGGCCTATTGCAGGTCCCCATCATCCAGACGGCCAAGACCATGGAACTTCGCACCGTCGTGGCCGACATGAACCCGGAGGCTCCCGGTTTAAAAATCTGCGATATTCCGATGATCATGTCCACTAAGGACATAGAAGGCATGGTGAGAGAGTCCAAAAAGCTCGCTTCTTCCATAAAAATCGACGGTGTGATCACCGCAGGTACCGACGCCAGTATGACCGTGGCGGCAGTGGCCAATGCTTTGGATCTTCCCGGAATTCGATTCGTGGACGCAGAGGCCGCTTCTAACAAAGTCAAGATGCGGGAGAGATTGAAAAAAGCGGGGGTCCCGATTCCGGGCTTCGCTCCGGTTTGGAGCATTCAGGATACGAGAGACGCGTTGGAATTCCTACAATTTCCACTGGTCATGAAGCCCGCGGACAATATGGGTGCTAGGGGAGTGGTCAAGGTAAACAACCGTGAGGAATTGCAAGCCGCCTTTAAACACGCAAAGAAATATTCTCCCACAGGTGAGATGATTCTAGAAGAATACATGCCCGGTCCCGAGGTCTCCGTGGACGCCTTGGCCTGGGACGGGAAATTCATGATCACCGGACTCGCGGACCGAATCATAGAAAGAGAACCTTATTTCATAGAGATGGGCCATAATATGCCTTCCGCTCTTTCTCCCGAAATTCAGAAAGAGATCGAAGACGTGATGTTCCGAGGAATGCAGGCCTTGGGGATACGCATAGGCGCGGGAAAAGGAGACATCAAAGTGACGCCCACCGGTGTCAAGGTGGGGGAAATCGCCGCACGTCTTTCCGGCGGTTTCATGTCCGCATTTACTTTTCCCTTATCCAGCGGAATCAATCTGAATCGTGCCGCGATCCTGATCGCGTTAGGAGAGGAGCCGGACAATCTGGAACCTCTGTTTCATCGAGTGTCGATCGAAAGATCTCTTCTCGCTCCCAAGGGAAAACTCTTATCCATAGACGGATTGGAAGACGCAAAGAAGATAGAAGGAGTCACGGATATCTATCTTCTTCATAAAGTCGGGGATATTATCCCAGAGCCCACGAATAATATAGAAAAAACCGGGCATGTCATCATATCCGCGGACAATCTCTCCCAAGCCGAAGGAATCTTTGCGGACGTGTTGAAAACGATCCGTTTCACTTCCGACGAATTATATTCCATCTCCGAAAAAGAAATCGCCGCGAACGCAAGGACCCGATTCGGAAAAGAGATCTGCTGGGTGTGTAAGGTTTGCGACGGTACGGATTGCGCTTCCGGAGTTCCGGGTATGGGCGGCGTGGGAAGAATGCTCACCTTCCAGGACAATTCCAAAGCATTGGAGGAATATTCCATTCTTCCCAGATACATCCGCGAAAACGTAAGAGCGGAAACCAAGACTAAATTTTTAGGCAAAGAAATCTCGACTTCTTTCATGAGCGCTCCTATGACGGGTGCGATCACGAATATAGGCGGAGCCATGGACGAATACACTTTGGCTGCGGTTCTGCTGGAAGGATGTCTGGCTTCGGGCACATTGGCATGGTTAGGCGACGGAGCGAGTCCCGATAAGTATCTTATCATGCTGGAAGCTTTGAAGAAATTCGGAGGAGAAGGAATTCTCATCTGCAAACCTAGAGAAGACGAGGGGCTCATCCGGGAAAGATTCCAGGAAGCCGAGGCGCAAGGAATTTTCGCACTCGGGATGGATATAGACGCTGTGAATTTCAAAACCTTGGTTCAGAAAAAAATCCCTTCTGTCACTCGCGGAGTGGATGCACTCTCTAAGATTCGTTCTTATACAAAACTGCCTTTCATTTTAAAAGGGATTATGAGTCCGGAAGATGCCCTCCTTGCAAGGGAGGCGGGGGCCGATGCGATCGTAGTTTCCAATCATGGGGGAAGGGTGTTAGACGATATGCCCGGAACTGCGAGAGTTTTGCCTGGAATCCGGGAGGCTTTAGGTTCTCATTTTCCAATAGCGGTAGACGGCGGAGTCAGAAGCGGAGCCGACGTGTTCAAGATGCACGCTTTAGGCGCGAATACGGTCTTAATCGGCAGACCCATGGCGATTTCCGCCGTAGGGGGAGGTGTGGCCGGTGTGCGTTATCTAATCGGACAATACACGGAAGGTCTATTGCAGACGATGAACACCGTCGGTGTGTCGAACGTGTCGGAAATTAGGAAAGAATTTATTTTTAGAAAAAAAGAGGATTCGGGTCCTCTTCCATCCGCCTAA
- a CDS encoding PilZ domain-containing protein gives MDKTVKETDALSKILQTLFARLPVSVEIKGRSYPIKVVGIKDGLYLLVSVPGKSEGEKTRILFLTHNNHFFHGVFTVTQRNPSNGMELLRVQAVKVSEAQRSQGRVDLDGQNSEPIILTNIINQLHLRRSLGFVDKGVETILQKHAKKMKETYPDSLVYFSDRMDNRLRIMYNFEQSIFITNRLDRSSGGSGSDFVPVEEYLKLISLNKVESRFISEISVLIRYKNYTPLGYVQVLSDRSLDTEDYNKITLFAAAISRDVIASGFFQESKEKCQAEDISRNGLGFFHPQSIFFSRSFAVGEVLLFDLQLNGELKGTFRAAIRNITNTDKMFRIGCQFFNLNEREEQILTQFMDARLGPGEGAQAPETSIESSEPIAHSEPQEAIQEEIPDMGFGEDVGGEEETG, from the coding sequence TTGGATAAGACCGTTAAGGAAACAGACGCTCTTTCAAAAATCCTCCAGACTTTATTTGCCAGACTACCCGTTTCGGTGGAGATCAAAGGCAGATCCTATCCTATAAAAGTCGTAGGAATCAAAGACGGTCTCTATCTTCTAGTCTCCGTTCCCGGAAAATCGGAAGGAGAAAAAACCAGGATTCTATTTCTCACCCACAATAATCATTTCTTTCACGGCGTATTTACCGTTACCCAGAGAAATCCGAGTAACGGAATGGAATTGCTGAGGGTCCAGGCGGTCAAGGTCTCCGAGGCGCAGAGGTCCCAAGGGCGCGTGGATCTGGACGGGCAGAATTCCGAGCCCATCATTCTCACTAATATCATCAATCAATTGCATCTTCGCAGATCCCTCGGCTTCGTAGACAAGGGGGTGGAGACCATTCTCCAGAAGCATGCAAAAAAAATGAAAGAAACCTATCCGGATTCCCTGGTGTATTTTTCCGACAGAATGGATAACCGTCTTCGGATCATGTACAATTTCGAGCAGTCCATTTTTATCACGAACCGATTGGATAGGAGTTCGGGAGGATCCGGTTCCGATTTCGTTCCTGTAGAGGAATATCTGAAACTTATTTCCTTGAACAAAGTGGAGTCGCGTTTCATTTCCGAAATTTCCGTCCTCATTCGATACAAGAATTATACCCCTCTCGGGTATGTGCAGGTACTTTCGGATCGGTCTTTGGATACGGAAGATTATAATAAGATCACTTTGTTTGCCGCGGCGATTTCCAGGGATGTGATCGCTTCCGGATTCTTCCAGGAATCCAAGGAAAAATGCCAGGCGGAAGATATCAGTAGAAACGGTCTCGGTTTTTTCCATCCTCAGTCCATATTCTTCTCACGAAGTTTTGCCGTGGGAGAGGTTCTACTATTCGACTTACAATTGAACGGAGAGTTAAAGGGGACCTTCCGAGCTGCGATACGGAATATTACGAATACCGATAAGATGTTTCGGATCGGTTGTCAATTCTTCAACCTGAACGAAAGGGAAGAACAGATTCTGACCCAATTCATGGATGCGAGACTCGGTCCGGGAGAAGGGGCACAGGCTCCGGAAACCAGTATCGAATCTTCCGAGCCGATCGCTCATTCTGAGCCGCAAGAGGCGATCCAAGAGGAAATTCCGGATATGGGTTTCGGGGAAGACGTCGGAGGAGAAGAAGAGACTGGATAA